The Vibrio agarivorans genome window below encodes:
- a CDS encoding glycosyltransferase, with amino-acid sequence MKNKKVIHIITGLGRGGAEAMLYKVTSSQSDLCHIVISLTNNKYYEDRLTKSGVKVLYFTKDFLTIVKFISKSYYDNKITIMAWMYHAMIFSFLFSNKCKVIWNVRHSLDNLGKDRFRTRVLIRFLARLSSNVDVVTFNSFKSKNSHIDIGYSEINSIVIPNGFDTDFFKFDNCIDSEISDMFDKLPPNSYKLINVGRYHPVKGHDLLFDTLCELVRKGIDAYLFCFGDNVNDTNSRINLPDNIKHRVFLLGPRDNLSGIYPAFDIYVSSSYSEGFPNVIGEAMLSGLKVAATDVGDSKLIIDKYGEVCQVDSKELASCIESCLNLNFEAQSISNYISDCYSISAISKKFEEIY; translated from the coding sequence GTGAAAAATAAGAAGGTTATTCATATTATAACAGGTCTGGGTCGTGGTGGTGCTGAAGCTATGCTTTACAAGGTAACTTCTTCTCAGAGTGATTTGTGCCATATAGTCATATCTCTTACTAATAATAAATATTATGAAGATAGGCTAACCAAATCAGGAGTAAAAGTATTATATTTTACAAAAGACTTTCTGACCATTGTTAAATTCATATCAAAGTCATACTACGATAATAAAATTACAATTATGGCATGGATGTATCACGCCATGATCTTCAGCTTTTTATTTTCAAATAAATGTAAAGTTATCTGGAACGTCAGACACTCTTTAGACAACTTAGGTAAGGATAGGTTTAGAACAAGAGTTTTAATTCGCTTTTTAGCCCGGTTAAGTTCCAATGTAGATGTAGTTACCTTTAATAGTTTTAAAAGCAAGAATTCTCACATTGATATAGGCTATTCCGAAATAAATTCTATAGTTATTCCAAATGGTTTCGATACGGACTTTTTTAAATTCGATAACTGTATAGATAGCGAAATCTCAGACATGTTTGATAAGTTACCTCCTAATTCTTATAAGTTAATTAATGTAGGTAGGTATCATCCTGTTAAAGGGCATGATCTTCTTTTTGATACGTTATGTGAGCTTGTAAGAAAAGGAATCGATGCATATTTATTCTGTTTTGGGGATAATGTGAATGATACTAATTCAAGAATTAACCTTCCTGATAACATAAAGCACAGGGTTTTCTTGTTAGGGCCTAGAGATAATTTAAGTGGCATATATCCTGCGTTTGATATTTATGTAAGTAGTTCTTATTCCGAGGGGTTTCCAAATGTGATTGGCGAGGCAATGTTATCTGGATTAAAGGTTGCAGCTACTGATGTCGGGGATAGCAAGCTTATAATTGATAAGTATGGAGAAGTATGTCAAGTAGATAGTAAAGAACTCGCATCTTGTATTGAAAGTTGTTTAAACCTTAACTTTGAAGCACAGTCGATTTCAAATTATATATCTGATTGTTATTCCATATCCGCCATATCCAAGAAGTTTGAAGAGATTTATTGA
- a CDS encoding glycosyltransferase family 4 protein, with amino-acid sequence MKIKKNMILVVGTLPSSLINFRAHLLEEIKRKGCSIIAMASKADAEEVRQIENVVDFYVDYDVERSGLNPLSDLKTLLSFIFQFRSFKPDIVLAYTIKPIVWGGIATRFARITSFYALITGLGYAFQKGGFAKNTLNRLVKLLYYIALKESKGVIFQNRDNMRVFINEGIVPQEKCFLVNGSGVDLSHYQVSPLEPKPHFLLIARLLGDKGIREYAKAAEIVKQQYPKAVFELVGPEDPSPDGIKLEEVNEWVSSGAIEYSGATTDVRPFIENCSIYVLPSYHEGMPRTVLEAMATGRPILTTDVPGCRETVVNGENGWLVEKANVEQLAERMIWFIENQEQWSVMGNKSHSMANEKFDVHKVNADILKIMELSDEKTV; translated from the coding sequence ATGAAAATCAAGAAAAACATGATTTTAGTTGTTGGAACGTTGCCATCTTCTTTAATTAATTTTCGAGCGCATCTTTTAGAAGAAATTAAACGTAAAGGTTGCTCCATTATTGCTATGGCATCCAAGGCAGATGCCGAAGAAGTTAGGCAAATAGAGAACGTAGTTGATTTTTATGTTGACTACGATGTAGAAAGGAGTGGTTTGAACCCGTTAAGTGATTTGAAGACGTTGCTTTCGTTTATTTTTCAGTTTAGGTCTTTTAAACCAGATATTGTTTTAGCCTATACGATTAAACCAATAGTATGGGGGGGTATTGCTACAAGGTTTGCTCGCATTACATCTTTTTATGCGTTGATTACTGGGCTTGGCTATGCTTTTCAAAAGGGAGGGTTCGCAAAAAATACCCTCAACCGTCTTGTAAAGTTATTATATTACATAGCTTTGAAGGAATCAAAGGGTGTTATTTTTCAGAACAGAGACAATATGCGAGTCTTTATAAATGAAGGAATCGTACCTCAAGAGAAGTGCTTTCTTGTCAATGGCTCTGGCGTTGATCTTAGTCATTACCAAGTATCGCCTTTAGAACCAAAGCCTCACTTTTTACTTATTGCTCGCTTACTTGGGGATAAAGGTATTCGGGAATATGCAAAAGCGGCAGAGATAGTAAAACAACAATATCCTAAAGCGGTCTTTGAACTTGTTGGCCCAGAAGACCCTTCTCCTGATGGCATCAAGCTAGAAGAAGTCAATGAATGGGTATCTTCTGGTGCTATTGAGTACAGCGGCGCAACAACAGATGTTCGTCCTTTTATTGAAAACTGTTCGATCTATGTGTTGCCTTCTTACCATGAAGGGATGCCTCGTACTGTATTAGAGGCTATGGCGACGGGGCGCCCAATTCTAACAACTGACGTTCCTGGGTGTCGTGAAACCGTTGTCAATGGAGAAAACGGTTGGTTAGTTGAGAAGGCGAATGTAGAGCAACTCGCGGAACGTATGATTTGGTTTATCGAAAACCAAGAGCAATGGTCAGTGATGGGAAATAAAAGTCACTCCATGGCAAATGAAAAATTCGACGTCCATAAGGTGAATGCTGATATCCTAAAAATTATGGAGCTTTCTGATGAAAAGACTGTTTGA
- a CDS encoding sugar transferase, whose amino-acid sequence MKRLFDFLASLFALILLSPIIALVAWKIRKNLGSPVLFRQTRPGLNGKPFEMVKFRTMKDAVDQQGNPLPDSERMTPFGDKLRNSSLDELPELWNVLKGEMSLVGPRPLLMQYLPLYSKEQSRRHDVRPGVTGWAQINGRNAISWEEKFALDVWYVDNKTLWLDIKVLFMTVKKVFVKEGISADGHVTIEPFTGSEKQGSRQS is encoded by the coding sequence ATGAAAAGACTGTTTGATTTTCTCGCGTCTCTTTTCGCGCTTATTCTGTTATCTCCTATCATTGCATTAGTTGCTTGGAAGATTCGTAAAAACCTTGGTTCTCCGGTTCTGTTCCGTCAAACTCGTCCGGGCTTGAATGGAAAGCCTTTTGAAATGGTGAAGTTTCGTACCATGAAGGATGCGGTGGATCAACAAGGGAATCCGCTACCGGACTCTGAGCGCATGACGCCGTTTGGCGATAAGTTAAGAAACAGCAGCTTAGATGAACTTCCAGAACTATGGAATGTGTTAAAAGGGGAAATGAGCTTAGTTGGGCCTCGTCCGTTGCTCATGCAGTACCTACCGCTTTACAGCAAAGAACAATCAAGGCGCCATGATGTTCGTCCTGGTGTAACGGGCTGGGCCCAAATAAATGGCCGAAACGCGATCAGCTGGGAAGAAAAGTTTGCCTTAGATGTTTGGTACGTAGATAATAAAACATTGTGGCTAGATATTAAGGTTCTTTTCATGACGGTAAAAAAGGTCTTCGTGAAAGAAGGCATATCTGCAGACGGCCACGTTACTATAGAGCCATTTACGGGCTCAGAAAAGCAAGGTAGTCGCCAATCATGA
- a CDS encoding acetyltransferase, whose amino-acid sequence MKSCAILGASGHGKVVAEIAELNGYQHITFFDDRWPSLTSVEHWDISGDTAALLATASKYHVVVVAIGHNATRCAKQRELSAAGANFNVLTHPNAVVSEYANIKAGTVVMANAVVNPFSHIGESCIINTSSVVEHDCRLAEGVHISPNASLAGGVEVGENSWIGIGSQVKQLIVVGRDAIVGAGSTLINDIPDFQTVVGSPAHTLIKSEK is encoded by the coding sequence ATGAAAAGCTGCGCCATTTTAGGAGCCAGTGGACATGGCAAGGTAGTCGCAGAAATTGCAGAGCTAAACGGCTATCAACATATCACGTTTTTTGATGATCGTTGGCCTAGTTTAACCTCTGTTGAGCATTGGGATATCTCTGGTGATACTGCAGCACTTTTGGCAACGGCAAGCAAATATCATGTGGTCGTGGTTGCCATAGGCCATAACGCGACGCGCTGTGCGAAACAACGTGAGTTGAGTGCTGCAGGAGCGAACTTCAATGTGTTAACCCATCCAAATGCGGTAGTCAGTGAATACGCCAACATCAAAGCAGGAACAGTGGTGATGGCAAATGCAGTTGTGAATCCATTTAGTCATATAGGAGAGAGTTGTATCATTAATACTAGCTCTGTCGTGGAACATGATTGTAGGCTTGCTGAGGGGGTTCACATTAGTCCTAATGCAAGCTTGGCTGGCGGTGTAGAAGTTGGCGAAAATTCTTGGATAGGGATCGGTAGTCAAGTGAAACAACTTATCGTCGTCGGTCGTGATGCTATTGTTGGCGCTGGTTCGACGCTAATTAACGACATTCCAGATTTTCAAACCGTAGTGGGCTCTCCTGCTCATACGCTTATCAAATCAGAAAAATAA